Within Sorangiineae bacterium MSr11367, the genomic segment CCGAGAACCTTGTCGCCGACCCATCCGCCGATGGCCGGTGCCGCGTACACCAGCGCCGTGAAGGCGCCCCACGTGAGGTTGGCCTTGCTGTCCGAGAAGCCGAGCTTCTCGATCATGTACACGACCATCACGGCCTGCATGCCGTAATAGCCAAAGCGCTCCCAGAGCTCGATGAGGAAGACGGTACTGAACGACTTGGTCTGGGAGACGGGCGGATTCGCGGTTGCCATTAAGCCGCGAAGAATACCTTAGATGGGGCCGCCCGTGCAGCCGTGCAGCGGCCTGTCCGGCAATTCAGGAATGGTCGGATTGGCTGCGTGCGTCAAACGACGCTTCGATTCCCACGATGGAGACCTGCGGGCCGGCAAATCGGGTTCGCGCAAACACGAAATACAGCGCCAGGATGACCACCACGACCGAACCGAGCATCACGGCGGCATTCCAATTGGGCGGAAGGCAGCAGATGACGAGCACGGCCAGCGACCAGGCCACGGCGCATGCGGCCATCGGGATGCCCAGACCTCGGAGGTTCCAGGGACCACGATGGCGCCACTTTCCCGTGGCCCGGGCATGGATGCCCAGGGCGATGGGCATGGCGTACGAGAGGTAGAGGCCCGTGGTGGCCAGCGATGCGACGGCGAGAAACACTTTGTCGCTGAAGGGCAACGTGAGCAGCACCAGGAGGAAGGGGCCGAGCGTCGAGGCCAAAATCGCGAACAGCGGCGTCTTGTGCGACGGGCTTACCCGCCGCAACGTGGCCGAGCCAGGCAGCCCGCCGTCGCGGCAAAAGGCGAACAGCATGCGCGAGGCGCTGGTGACGCTGGAGAGACCGCAGAACCACATCGCCACGACGGCGAGGCCCATGGTGAGGTCACCCGTGGTCTCCCCGAAGGCGTGCCGCAAGATGTAGAGCGGCGGCTCCTTGTCGTTGGCCGTCGCCGGCAGATCGACGATGGCGAGGGTCAACCCCGCGATGAGCGCATAGCCTGCCACCGCGCTGACCGCGACCGACGAGACGATGCCCCACGGCGCCCGCCGCGCGGGATCGTGCGTCTCCTCGCTGACGTGGGCGGAGGCGTCGTAGCCAGTGAAAGTCCACATCCCGAGCACGAGCGCATTGAGAAAGCCGAGCGTGTAATTGCCGTCTTCGCGCAAGGTGAATCCCGTCTTTCCGAGGAACGACACCGGCTGCGCGCGGCCCCAGAGCACGAGCGCGCCCACGATGATGATCACACCGACGATGTGCACCGTGGCCGAAAAGCTATTGAGCCAGGCCACGAGCTTCACCGAAAACGCGTTGATGAGCCCATGCGAGAGCAGCACGGCGAAGAGCAGCGGCACGTTCGCGCTCGGGGGCAAACGCAAGGTGCCCGCGATGGCTTGCGCGCACCCGAGATCGATCGCGGCGACGATGGCGCATTGGCCGGCGAGGTTCATCATCGCGGTGAACCATCCCCACCCCGGCCCGCCGAGGAGCGCCGACCAGTGGTAGAGCGCACCGGCCGTTGGGAAGGCGCTGGCAAGCTCTCCCATCGCCATGGCCACGATCAACGTCCCCACGCTGACGATGGGCCATCCATAGCCCAACGCTGCGGGCCCGCCGCCGCCGAGGGCCACGGCGTACGTCGTCATGATGCCCGTGAGAATGCTGATGATGGAGAAGCTGATCGCAAAACTGGAAAAGCCTCCCATCGCGCGCAAGAGCTCTTGCGCATAACCAAGGCGCGAGAGCATGTGCGCGTCATCGTCGTGCGATGACTCACTCGTGGGGCTATGCGTCATAGCGGTTTCGGGCGGCGGCACGGAGCGAGAGGTGCGGGGCGGGGTCACGATCTGACTAGCTTACGCCCAGATCCACCTTGACAGTCCAGGCTCGTCGGTTTCTCGTTTCGCGCGCGTATGAGTACAGCAGCCAAGTCGAATCTCACCCCTTTGCCCGTCCAAACGCAGCCCGAAAATTCGGGTACATCGCCTACCGCGTCGCAAAAGCATCCGCGCGGTCTGTACGTGCTGTTCGGCACGGAGATGTGGGAGCGATTCAGCTACTACGGCATGCGAGCGTTGCTCGTTCTGTACTTGATCGATCACCACGGCTGGCAGCCGTCGGAGGCCTCCAGCGTGTACAAGTGGTACACGAGCCTCGTTTATCTGGCCCCGCTCCTCGGTGGATTCATCGCCGACCGGTATCTGGGATTGCGGCTGTCGATCGTCATCGGTGCCATCTTGATGGGCATCGGGCAGTTCTTCCTGACGACGGAGTCGCTGTCGTTCTTCTATACGGGCATCGGTCTTCTGGTCGTGGGCAACGGTTTTTTCAAGCCGAACATTACGACCCTCGTCGGACGCATGTACCTACCCGGCGATGGTCGGCGCGACGGTGCGTTCACCATCTTTTACATGGGCATCAACCTCGGCGGTCTGATCGCACCCATCGTGTGCGGCCAATGGCTGCGCGCCAACTACGGATATCACGCGGGTTTCGGGGCGTGCGGCGTGGGGATGATCTTTAGCCTGCTCATTTTCGTGCTCTTCCGAAAGCAAGTGGAGCGCGATGTGCTCGCGGCGGGCAACAGCCTGGAGGTCGGCGCCAAGATCGTCAAGAAGGACGAGCCCGTGACCTCGCGCGCCGCGAAGGATCAAGAGGACGAGGCCAAGCCGGCGGCCACGGGGCTGGCACCGACCTTGGGGCGCGCCTTCATCATCATCACCGGCCTTCTTTTCGCCGTGGTCATCCCCGTGCTCTTCATTTACCGCTTCATGCAGGGCGAGGTGCCGGTGACTGGCATCATCATGCCCATCGCTGTGGCGGGCATCGCCGTGTGGATGACGTTCAGCCTCCTGAGCATCAAGGGCGCCTCGCGCGACAAGAGCATCGTCATCTTCGTCTTGTTCGTCTTCATGCTGCTCTTCTGGATGTCCTTCGAGCAGGCGGGCAACGCGCTCAATTTGTGGGCGGCCTATCACACCGTGCGCAAGGTCGTCTTCTTCGACATGGAGGCCGAGGCGTACCAGTCGATCAACGGCATCAGCATCGTCCTCTTCGCACCGCTCTTCGCGTGGCTGTGGTTGCGCCTCAATCGCATCGGGCGCGAGCCGTCGACGCCGATGAAGATGGGCGTATCCATGGTGTTCATGGCCCTGTCGTCGCTCGCCATGGTGGGCGCCACGGCGACGGAGAACACGGGCGAGTCGCGCGTGGCGCTCGGCGCGGTTCCCTCGAACATCGATCTGTCGAAGTTCAATGCGGGCCGTCTCACGTACGATCAGGCCAAGCACGAGCTGGTGACGCAAGGTGTGCTCGCCTCGTTCGTGGTGAACGATTTGCTCAAGCAGAGCGCAGACCCGAAGTACGTCAGCAGCGTGGAGTCCTTCGTCGCGGAATCCGCCAAGGCGACGGCGGACAAGCCCGTGTCGGCGAAGCTCGAGGGCGTGCCCGCGGACTATCAGCCCGCCGCCGCGCTGGCGGAAAACGGAGCCACGTGGGATGCCGCGACGGGCACGCTCAGCGTGAAGAAGCCCATCGACCCGCCGTCGCGGGTCGCGCTTCTCAGCGAGGGAGCCCCCGCCGAATGGCGCAAGCCAGTGCGCGAGCTGTCGAAGTCGAGCGACGCAGCCCGCGTGACCGGCTTTTGGCTCTTTTTGAGCTACGTCCTCGCGACCTTTGGTGAGCTGTGCATCTCACCGGTGGGCCTGTCGATGGTGACGAAGTTGGCGCCGACCCGGTTCGCCTCACTGTTTATGGGCGTGTGGCTCCTGTCGAACTCCGTCGCACAGTACATCGGCGGAAGCATCGGCGAGTCGTGGGGCAAGGTCACCCCGACGAACTACTTCATGATCTTCGTCGCCAGCTCCGCGGTCGGCGCCGTGTTGCTCTTCTTCTTGGTGCGCCCCGTGCAGAAACTCATGCACGAGGTTCGCTAGGGCGTCATGGGGCGGGGGTTCGAGTTCGGTGACAGGCGCTCGCGCATGGGCACGGCGTCGTCGACGGAGGACTTGAGGTCGTCCCACGCCTTTTGCGTGCGCGCCTTCGCGTCGTCCCAGGTTTGCGACGTGGCATGCTCCAGGCTGTCCGTGCTCGACTGGTAGGCATCGCGCTTGGCGCGGATGGTTTGGAGCTTCTGCTCCAATTCGGTCTTGGCCGCGCCCGTGCGCTTGCGCGCATCGTTCTCGAGTTGATCGATGCGGTGGTTGACGTCGGTGGCGTCGCTTTGAACCTTCTGCAGCGTCTCGGCGCGCAGCTTCACGAAGTTGGCGTTCGCCTCGGCGACTTTCTTCTCGGCCTCGAGCTGCGCGGAGGTGATCTTCGTCGTCGACTCACGCCGCGTTTGCTCGATTTTCTGCTCGGCTTCACGCTTGGCCTCGGCCGCTCGGTCCTGCTCCGTTTGAGCGGTCTTGTTGTCGCAAGCCGTCGCGCCGATCGCGCCTGAGACGGCGAGCAGCGAAGCCATAGCGATAAGAAGGGTTCGTTTCATGGCTGCCTCCTGGTGGGGAGGCTGCAACCGACGTACCGAGTCTCTTAGCCTTTGACCAACGTGAGGCGCGGGCCGACGGCGAAGGACACGAGGTGGCCGCTTTCCTCGGCGACGTAGACGTTGCACTGCTCGTCCACGCGAAGAAGATCCGGAATGGCGTCGCAGGGACCGATCGTCGCGATTTCGGTGCCGTCGTGCGGTCGAAAAACGTGCACGTCGGTGTGGGGGACGAAGAGCGCGCCGGAGCGGAGCACCGGCTCGAGCCGCCGCGGAACATCGGAGTCCACCATGCGGCCGAGCACGTGACGGTAGCGAAGGGCACCGGACTCCGCCTCCACGGCGACGAGTTCGCCGGTGGGGCAATTTCCGATGAAGAGCCCGTCGACGGCGAGCCACGAGGTCCCCACCGGGGCGACGGATCCCTCGCTTTTCCAGAGCTCGCGCCCGGTCTCGCGGCAAAACGCGGCAAGACGCAACCCGTGGCGCATGCGCACGGCACAAGCGACGACCCGGCCCGCGATGAGGGGACCGCCCTCCACGGTGGCAGCGGACGGAGCAATGGGGCACTGGAATCGCACGTCGCCCGAGTACGGATCGATGGCCAAGAGTTCGGCCGCCGAGTTGGCCCCGCCGGCGACGGCCATGAGCACGTCGTGATCGAGCGTGGGGCTCGAGCGGAAGCGAAGTCGGTTCCGCACGCGCCAGACGACGCTGCCCGATTGCACGTCGACGGCGGTGAGCGCGCTGTCGCCGCTCGCGATGTAGAGGAGACGGCCCGCGCGCCGCATGCGAAGTGCACCGCCGCGTCCCCACGTGAACCGCCAGCGCGGCTCACCATTGGTCAGATCGATGGCCGAGAGATGCCGCTCGCCCTCGGTGACGATGAGCAGCCGCGGAAGGCCGGGGAGGCTGACCACCGCGCCCGCGGGCGGCGCGCCGAGGCGCGGATCGATCTGCGCGCGCATGGTGACCTCGCCGTTGCCGAAGTCGTGCACGCGGATCTCTCCGTCACCGGAGATGCGTGCGAGCCCGCCCGGCGTGACCACGCTGGTCGCGCGGGTCGTCGGGACGCGCCAGAGCACGTTGCCGCTGGTGCGATCGAGGCAGAACGTCTCCGCGGCCGCCGAGGCGATGACCCGATCGCCGCAGAGGAACGTCGCGCGCAGGTCGATGCCCGGTACGAGTGCGCGCCATCGCTCGCTGTAACGCAGACGTGCCGGCGGGGCTTGCGAGGTGCCCTGCACCTCGGGCGAGCGCGAAGGACGCGAGGCGGCGACGAAGGCGCGGTACGGTTCCGGCGTGGGGTTCGTCTTGGCGTCGTCGCGGCAGACGTCGCGCAGGCAGTCCGCGGTCTCGCGGAGCTGGCGGCGGAAGGCGCTTAGCCGCAAGTTCGTGCATTGTGCACGGTCCCGGCGCAACACCGCGCGGGAGAGGGCGCGTCCGAAGGCGAGCGACGCCTCCACCAAGTCGGAGACGGAGAGGGCAGGGAAGGTGAAGCTTTGCTCGGGCGCCCGCGTGGCGGAGCCCAAGGTCAGTGCGGCGTCGCCGTCGGTGGAGAGCCGGACGGCGATGAGGACACCGCCAGCCTCCGCGCGGACGTACTGCGGCTGGCCGTGCTCCCAGGCCTGCAGCGCATCGGCCGACATGGCGAGAAGCCGCTCGGCGAAGAGAAACGGGTGCCCTTCTCCGAGGTCCACGGCGCGCCCGCGCACCTCGGCACGAATGCGCCCGCGAAAGAGCAGCGCGTGCAGATCCGCCCGTTCGACGGGGGCCGCATCGTCCTCGGCGTCGCTGAACTTGCGCAGAATGAACTCGGTGCCGAGGGCCACGGGGAAGTCGCGCTCGACCTCGACGCTGACCGGCGTGAGCGCCGAGAGCGGATCGTCCTCGAGGGTGAGGTCCTCGGGGTCGACGGCATCGAGGGCGGCTTCCGCTGCGCGAAGCTCGACGGCGACGGCCGCGGGCGCGGAGCCGCGCTCGATGGCCTTTTTCACGGCTTCGCGAACGCGGGCGTGGATCTCGGCGAAGCTTGCGCGTTCGTCGTAGGCGACCACGAACGGATCGGCGCCGGTTCGGTAGACGCTGAGCGCGGCCACCTTGCCCATGCGTTCGACGCACAGCTCCCACGGGTCGTCGTAGAAGCGAACCAAGATTTTGCCGCGCCGCTGACGGGCGAGCCGGGCGAGTGACAACCCCAGATCACGCAGCACGGCCGGGGCTTGCCGGTCGGCCACGCGGGCGGTCACGTTGACGCCGCCGATGAAGATGTCGAGCACTTCGCGTGCACCCCGACGTCTCTTGGGATGCGGTGAAGGGTTGGTCGATTCGGGATCGAAGGCGGGCGCAATTTCGTCGCTAGCGACGAGGATCTCAAACGAGCGCATCATGTTTGGCGGTATGCAGACAGTGGTTCCGTAGAGAGAATCCTGCTGCTGGAGAGGCATCGTAAAAACTCCATCTCGAGGAGCGTAGTTTTCGGCACACTATGGAAGAGATTGGACAAGACTTGCGGGCACTGGTAGCGGCGCCTCGCCGGCCCGACACATGACGAAACTTGACGCGGCTTGGGCCTTGGCGGGCGTCGTCGTCGCCCTCGTTCCGTGCCTGTTCATGTGGGGCTTCACCGTCGATGACGCATTGATTTCCGTACGTTACGCGCGCCATCTCGCATCGGGCGCGGGCTACCGTTTCAATGCCGGAGGGCCGGTCACCGACGGGGTCACGCCTCTGCCGTGGCCATGGTTGCTGGCCGCGGTGGCGAAGGGGCCCGCGCTCGACGTTTTAATATGTGCAAAGTGCATGGGCTTGGCCGCGTGGACTGCGGCGAGCGCGGCGCTCGGGGTGGCCGTGGGGCGTGCGCCCGCGGCTCCGTGGTTCAAAGCAGCCGCCTTGGGTAGTGTCGCGTTGTCGCTGCCGGTGGCGGCCCACGCGGTGAGCGGGATGGAAACCGCGTTCGCGATGGCTTGCGCGACCGGCGCGGTGCTCTGCGCCCAGGGGCATCG encodes:
- a CDS encoding amino acid permease — translated: MLSRLGYAQELLRAMGGFSSFAISFSIISILTGIMTTYAVALGGGGPAALGYGWPIVSVGTLIVAMAMGELASAFPTAGALYHWSALLGGPGWGWFTAMMNLAGQCAIVAAIDLGCAQAIAGTLRLPPSANVPLLFAVLLSHGLINAFSVKLVAWLNSFSATVHIVGVIIIVGALVLWGRAQPVSFLGKTGFTLREDGNYTLGFLNALVLGMWTFTGYDASAHVSEETHDPARRAPWGIVSSVAVSAVAGYALIAGLTLAIVDLPATANDKEPPLYILRHAFGETTGDLTMGLAVVAMWFCGLSSVTSASRMLFAFCRDGGLPGSATLRRVSPSHKTPLFAILASTLGPFLLVLLTLPFSDKVFLAVASLATTGLYLSYAMPIALGIHARATGKWRHRGPWNLRGLGIPMAACAVAWSLAVLVICCLPPNWNAAVMLGSVVVVILALYFVFARTRFAGPQVSIVGIEASFDARSQSDHS
- a CDS encoding peptide MFS transporter produces the protein MSTAAKSNLTPLPVQTQPENSGTSPTASQKHPRGLYVLFGTEMWERFSYYGMRALLVLYLIDHHGWQPSEASSVYKWYTSLVYLAPLLGGFIADRYLGLRLSIVIGAILMGIGQFFLTTESLSFFYTGIGLLVVGNGFFKPNITTLVGRMYLPGDGRRDGAFTIFYMGINLGGLIAPIVCGQWLRANYGYHAGFGACGVGMIFSLLIFVLFRKQVERDVLAAGNSLEVGAKIVKKDEPVTSRAAKDQEDEAKPAATGLAPTLGRAFIIITGLLFAVVIPVLFIYRFMQGEVPVTGIIMPIAVAGIAVWMTFSLLSIKGASRDKSIVIFVLFVFMLLFWMSFEQAGNALNLWAAYHTVRKVVFFDMEAEAYQSINGISIVLFAPLFAWLWLRLNRIGREPSTPMKMGVSMVFMALSSLAMVGATATENTGESRVALGAVPSNIDLSKFNAGRLTYDQAKHELVTQGVLASFVVNDLLKQSADPKYVSSVESFVAESAKATADKPVSAKLEGVPADYQPAAALAENGATWDAATGTLSVKKPIDPPSRVALLSEGAPAEWRKPVRELSKSSDAARVTGFWLFLSYVLATFGELCISPVGLSMVTKLAPTRFASLFMGVWLLSNSVAQYIGGSIGESWGKVTPTNYFMIFVASSAVGAVLLFFLVRPVQKLMHEVR
- a CDS encoding PQQ-like beta-propeller repeat protein, with the translated sequence MMRSFEILVASDEIAPAFDPESTNPSPHPKRRRGAREVLDIFIGGVNVTARVADRQAPAVLRDLGLSLARLARQRRGKILVRFYDDPWELCVERMGKVAALSVYRTGADPFVVAYDERASFAEIHARVREAVKKAIERGSAPAAVAVELRAAEAALDAVDPEDLTLEDDPLSALTPVSVEVERDFPVALGTEFILRKFSDAEDDAAPVERADLHALLFRGRIRAEVRGRAVDLGEGHPFLFAERLLAMSADALQAWEHGQPQYVRAEAGGVLIAVRLSTDGDAALTLGSATRAPEQSFTFPALSVSDLVEASLAFGRALSRAVLRRDRAQCTNLRLSAFRRQLRETADCLRDVCRDDAKTNPTPEPYRAFVAASRPSRSPEVQGTSQAPPARLRYSERWRALVPGIDLRATFLCGDRVIASAAAETFCLDRTSGNVLWRVPTTRATSVVTPGGLARISGDGEIRVHDFGNGEVTMRAQIDPRLGAPPAGAVVSLPGLPRLLIVTEGERHLSAIDLTNGEPRWRFTWGRGGALRMRRAGRLLYIASGDSALTAVDVQSGSVVWRVRNRLRFRSSPTLDHDVLMAVAGGANSAAELLAIDPYSGDVRFQCPIAPSAATVEGGPLIAGRVVACAVRMRHGLRLAAFCRETGRELWKSEGSVAPVGTSWLAVDGLFIGNCPTGELVAVEAESGALRYRHVLGRMVDSDVPRRLEPVLRSGALFVPHTDVHVFRPHDGTEIATIGPCDAIPDLLRVDEQCNVYVAEESGHLVSFAVGPRLTLVKG